One genomic segment of Spirochaeta cellobiosiphila DSM 17781 includes these proteins:
- a CDS encoding ExbD/TolR family protein yields MRFRRNLTPNAKVDLVPMIDVVFQLVVFFMVSSTFNLTPAISLILPGSTTADVVQVTQLTVTVIDSDQIYLNKESYSMDQLGAALAKYSQEDRAQFDSIILQGDATTSYATIIEVMDVLRLNGFKGIQLKTREVQD; encoded by the coding sequence ATGAGATTCAGAAGAAATCTGACACCCAATGCCAAAGTCGATCTTGTTCCTATGATTGATGTTGTGTTTCAGCTGGTTGTCTTCTTCATGGTATCCAGTACTTTTAATTTAACTCCGGCTATAAGCCTAATCTTACCAGGTTCTACTACTGCTGATGTGGTACAGGTGACACAGTTAACTGTAACAGTTATAGATAGTGATCAGATATATTTGAATAAAGAATCTTATTCAATGGATCAGCTTGGAGCGGCTTTAGCTAAGTATTCCCAGGAGGATAGAGCTCAATTTGATAGTATTATACTTCAGGGAGATGCTACAACTTCTTATGCTACTATCATAGAAGTGATGGATGTATTACGCCTCAATGGTTTTAAAGGTATACAACTTAAAACGAGGGAGGTCCAAGACTAG
- a CDS encoding HAD family hydrolase has translation MKIEAVAFDIDGTLYPNSEMYLKSIPFVMGHLRELKTFSKVRKDIRDHKQFVDFHQQQAIMMGEALGISPERAKALINRVFYTRWFKVFNHLKPFPHVKEVLESFKSKGLKLAALSDFPLQDRLNKLGLDEYFPVKLSSEDVGRLKPNVEPFVELQKRLEIPAENILYVGNSYQYDVEGSHKANMKAAHLVKRPKKQSEAEFSFYNYHELEKWVLGQLQ, from the coding sequence GTGAAGATTGAAGCGGTGGCCTTTGATATCGATGGTACTTTATATCCCAATAGTGAAATGTACCTGAAATCGATTCCCTTTGTAATGGGACATCTTAGAGAACTAAAAACTTTTTCAAAGGTTAGAAAAGATATCCGTGACCATAAACAGTTTGTTGATTTTCACCAACAGCAGGCCATCATGATGGGGGAGGCCTTGGGCATATCTCCCGAACGGGCTAAGGCGTTAATCAATAGAGTATTTTATACCAGATGGTTTAAGGTTTTTAATCATTTAAAACCATTTCCCCATGTAAAAGAAGTATTAGAATCTTTTAAAAGTAAAGGCCTTAAATTAGCAGCATTAAGCGACTTTCCTCTTCAAGACCGTTTAAATAAACTTGGTTTGGATGAGTATTTTCCTGTAAAATTAAGTTCAGAAGATGTGGGACGTTTGAAACCCAATGTAGAACCCTTTGTTGAGCTACAAAAGAGATTGGAAATCCCTGCAGAAAATATACTCTATGTAGGTAATTCTTATCAGTATGATGTGGAAGGATCCCATAAAGCCAATATGAAGGCTGCTCATCTTGTAAAACGACCCAAAAAACAAAGTGAAGCCGAGTTCTCCTTTTACAACTATCATGAGTTGGAAAAATGGGTGTTAGGCCAATTACAATAG
- a CDS encoding MotA/TolQ/ExbB proton channel family protein, with amino-acid sequence MLAILEYGGVVMALILLLSLVATVIIVERLLYFRKIKVDEEQILNRLKNALEKEHYDEALSICESNPCPVSNLMKVGIEYRNYSPQVIKDTVLDAANLEIPSMERFLSSLGTIANISPLLGLLGTVVGNIQAFDVLNGLGGAGDPSALAGGISKALITTAAGIIVSIPSTIFYNYLVTKVNHTIIRLENRVSELVALLKKEKV; translated from the coding sequence ATGTTAGCAATATTAGAATACGGGGGAGTAGTAATGGCTTTGATTCTACTGCTCTCTTTAGTTGCCACAGTTATCATAGTGGAACGTCTATTATATTTTAGAAAAATTAAAGTCGATGAAGAACAGATACTAAATCGTTTAAAGAATGCTTTAGAAAAAGAGCATTATGATGAAGCCTTAAGTATATGTGAAAGCAATCCTTGTCCTGTATCAAACTTGATGAAAGTAGGCATAGAATATCGTAATTACAGTCCTCAAGTAATAAAGGACACCGTATTAGATGCGGCTAATTTGGAAATTCCTTCTATGGAAAGATTTTTATCCTCTTTAGGTACAATAGCCAACATCAGTCCTCTTTTAGGGTTATTAGGAACTGTTGTCGGTAATATTCAAGCTTTTGATGTCCTGAATGGTCTTGGCGGTGCTGGAGATCCCAGTGCGTTAGCTGGAGGTATCTCAAAAGCTCTTATCACGACTGCTGCAGGTATTATTGTATCCATACCTTCTACTATATTTTATAATTACTTGGTGACAAAGGTTAATCATACCATCATTAGACTTGAGAATAGAGTTAGTGAATTAGTAGCCCTATTGAAGAAGGAAAAGGTATGA